Proteins encoded by one window of Salicibibacter halophilus:
- a CDS encoding chemotaxis protein CheA, whose protein sequence is MARSNYMQLFIDEGREHVQNMTNHLLELEKSPGTLPIVEEVFRSAHTLKGMAATMEFHNLSELTHTMENVLDALRNETLAATSETLDHVFEAVDLVEEMIDDVAEGGNDNKDIAVHLALLKALTSDDGKEEGAVTEKVQSLSYDEFEQTVLTQSAEQGYTPYDITVTLDPSTLLKAARVHMVFNGLGNHGEVIKTSPPVEDLEEENFEHTFRLAFISKRSIEELEAILYKVSEITSVRIETITGKRMQRKETSQEETANDPTTFPEKKETKRMIKVDIERLDRLMNLFEEWVVDRSRLERNAQALQNQSLTETVERMSRISEELQTVILNMRMVPVEHVFNRFPRMVRKVSKDLGKKVKIEIEGEKTELDRSIIDEIGDPLVHLLRNSIDHGIELPETRMAAGKNEAGTVRLSAYHSGNHVYIQVSDDGAGIDKEKLVKKAISQSIITESDAKTMTDPEKYDLLFSPGFSTAETITDVSGRGVGLDVVRQTFESLGGVVSVDSELGKGSFFSVQLPLTLSIIEVLLVQVKKETYGIPISAIMETAIITEAEVRETHDRKVMEFRGHIIPLLFLHDVFQAPNTKGAQQGGKFHSVVIINKEDRYVGLVVDQFIGHHEVVLKSLGSFLQDVFAISGATVVGDGEAALIIDTDALVKK, encoded by the coding sequence ATGGCACGATCGAATTACATGCAATTGTTTATCGATGAAGGCCGGGAACATGTCCAAAATATGACCAACCATTTATTGGAGTTGGAAAAAAGCCCGGGCACACTCCCTATCGTTGAAGAAGTTTTCCGTTCTGCCCATACGTTAAAAGGAATGGCGGCAACGATGGAGTTTCACAATCTTAGCGAACTTACGCACACGATGGAAAATGTGTTGGATGCCCTTCGGAATGAAACGCTGGCGGCGACCTCCGAAACACTCGATCATGTCTTTGAGGCTGTAGATTTAGTGGAAGAAATGATTGACGATGTTGCCGAAGGCGGAAATGACAATAAAGATATTGCCGTCCATCTCGCTCTTTTGAAAGCCTTGACTTCCGATGACGGAAAAGAAGAAGGGGCGGTAACCGAGAAAGTCCAATCGCTATCCTATGATGAATTCGAGCAGACCGTATTGACCCAATCGGCAGAACAAGGGTACACGCCGTATGATATTACGGTTACTTTGGATCCATCCACCCTTTTGAAAGCGGCGCGGGTGCATATGGTATTCAATGGATTGGGGAACCATGGAGAGGTCATTAAAACCAGCCCGCCCGTGGAAGATTTGGAAGAGGAAAATTTTGAACATACGTTTAGACTAGCTTTTATATCGAAAAGAAGCATCGAAGAGTTGGAAGCAATCCTATACAAGGTGTCCGAGATCACTTCTGTACGTATTGAAACGATTACAGGTAAACGCATGCAGCGAAAGGAAACGTCTCAAGAAGAAACGGCAAACGATCCGACGACCTTCCCGGAAAAAAAAGAAACGAAGCGAATGATCAAGGTTGATATAGAACGTTTGGATAGGTTGATGAATTTGTTTGAGGAATGGGTCGTGGATCGGAGCCGATTGGAAAGGAATGCGCAAGCGTTGCAAAACCAATCGTTAACGGAAACGGTAGAGCGAATGAGCCGTATATCTGAAGAGTTGCAAACGGTTATTTTGAACATGCGCATGGTGCCCGTCGAACATGTTTTTAACCGTTTTCCGCGCATGGTTCGAAAAGTGTCCAAAGATCTTGGGAAAAAAGTGAAAATAGAAATCGAAGGGGAAAAAACGGAACTGGACCGTTCGATCATCGATGAAATCGGGGATCCACTCGTTCATTTGTTGAGAAACTCCATCGATCACGGAATTGAATTGCCCGAGACACGAATGGCCGCCGGTAAAAATGAAGCAGGAACGGTTCGCCTTAGCGCTTATCACAGCGGCAATCATGTATACATACAGGTCTCGGATGACGGGGCGGGCATCGATAAAGAAAAGCTCGTTAAAAAAGCAATAAGTCAAAGCATCATAACTGAATCAGATGCAAAAACGATGACGGATCCCGAGAAGTATGACTTATTGTTCTCGCCGGGTTTCAGTACGGCGGAAACAATTACGGATGTATCGGGAAGAGGGGTTGGCCTTGATGTTGTTCGGCAAACTTTTGAATCCTTAGGCGGTGTCGTCTCCGTTGATTCCGAACTTGGAAAAGGATCGTTTTTTTCTGTTCAGTTGCCATTGACGCTTTCCATTATTGAAGTTTTGCTCGTGCAAGTGAAAAAGGAAACCTATGGCATTCCCATCTCGGCAATTATGGAAACGGCGATTATAACGGAAGCGGAAGTCCGTGAAACGCACGACCGAAAGGTTATGGAATTCAGGGGACACATTATACCGCTGCTGTTTTTGCACGATGTGTTTCAAGCGCCAAATACGAAAGGGGCTCAACAAGGGGGAAAATTCCATTCCGTTGTCATTATAAATAAAGAAGACCGATATGTAGGGCTTGTGGTGGATCAATTTATCGGCCATCATGAAGTGGTGTTAAAGTCACTTGGATCTTTTTTACAGGATGTTTTTGCGATTTCGGGTGCAACCGTTGTAGGCGATGGAGAAGCAGCGTTAATTATTGACACAGATGCACTCGTTAAAAAATAA
- a CDS encoding superoxide dismutase family protein: MKKNLFSFVLAGGVSILLAACSPEDTDEEDESLDNGEGNGEAEETDNEEAEDAEEPDAVAELYDPDEESIGTVSFYETDGNTRISAEVENLDQGFHGFHIHEEGVCEPDAEEGPFETAEGHYAPEDNDHGEHAGDLPPLYVKEDGTADMSVEVDRFDPDELVEEETAMIVHEDPDNFANIPDRYTSDEQDEGDSGPDEDTLDTGDAGDRAACAVIEEA, translated from the coding sequence ATGAAGAAAAATTTATTTTCATTTGTATTGGCAGGCGGTGTGTCAATCCTGTTGGCTGCCTGTTCTCCGGAAGATACGGATGAGGAAGATGAGTCGTTGGATAATGGTGAAGGCAATGGCGAAGCGGAAGAAACGGATAATGAGGAGGCAGAAGATGCAGAGGAGCCAGACGCGGTCGCCGAATTGTATGATCCAGACGAGGAATCGATAGGGACGGTAAGTTTTTATGAAACCGATGGCAACACACGAATCAGTGCAGAAGTTGAAAATCTCGATCAAGGTTTTCATGGTTTCCATATCCATGAAGAAGGGGTATGCGAACCTGATGCCGAAGAAGGGCCGTTTGAGACAGCGGAAGGCCATTATGCGCCGGAAGACAATGATCACGGGGAGCACGCCGGCGACTTGCCGCCACTTTATGTAAAAGAAGATGGAACAGCTGATATGTCGGTAGAAGTCGACCGCTTCGATCCTGATGAACTCGTTGAAGAAGAAACAGCCATGATCGTTCATGAGGATCCTGATAATTTCGCCAATATTCCGGATCGCTACACTTCCGATGAACAAGACGAAGGCGATTCCGGACCGGACGAAGATACGCTTGACACCGGAGACGCCGGAGACCGTGCTGCTTGTGCTGTCATTGAAGAAGCGTAA
- the rpmA gene encoding 50S ribosomal protein L27, with amino-acid sequence MLNMDLQFFAQKKGVGSTKNGRDSIAKRLGAKRGDGQNVTGGSILVRQRGTKIHPGENVGKGGDDTLFAKIDGVVKFERVDKKRKRVSVYAQEA; translated from the coding sequence ATGCTAAACATGGACTTGCAATTTTTCGCTCAGAAAAAAGGGGTTGGGAGTACGAAAAACGGTCGTGACTCGATCGCGAAACGCCTCGGCGCAAAACGCGGCGATGGCCAAAACGTGACGGGAGGCTCAATCCTCGTTCGTCAGCGCGGCACAAAAATCCATCCCGGTGAAAACGTCGGAAAAGGCGGCGATGACACATTGTTCGCCAAAATTGACGGCGTTGTAAAGTTTGAGCGTGTCGATAAAAAACGTAAACGCGTGAGTGTATACGCACAAGAAGCATAA
- a CDS encoding ribosomal-processing cysteine protease Prp, with the protein MIKMTIVRDEADHTIQSFTLSGHADAADYGEDIVCAGVSAVAIGAVNAIESLCVSPLHVESGENGGYLHGAIPDAWSGREAEDGQLLLEGMLVSIYGIQESYGDFIEVTEK; encoded by the coding sequence ATGATTAAAATGACGATCGTGCGCGACGAAGCCGATCATACGATTCAATCATTCACGCTATCCGGCCATGCCGATGCCGCCGATTACGGGGAGGACATCGTTTGTGCCGGTGTATCAGCGGTTGCGATTGGCGCGGTTAATGCCATTGAATCCCTGTGTGTATCCCCCCTGCACGTGGAAAGTGGGGAAAATGGCGGTTACTTGCATGGGGCCATTCCCGACGCCTGGAGTGGACGGGAGGCTGAAGACGGCCAATTGTTGTTGGAAGGCATGCTTGTATCCATCTATGGCATACAGGAATCTTACGGAGATTTTATAGAAGTGACGGAAAAATAG
- the rplU gene encoding 50S ribosomal protein L21 codes for MYAIIETGGKQVKVEEGQSIFVEKLPAEAGEDVTFDKVMLVGGDETKVGAPYVEGAKVAGKVEKNGKGKKIIVYKFKRRKGYRRKQGHRQPYTKVTIDSIQA; via the coding sequence ATGTACGCGATTATTGAGACAGGTGGAAAACAAGTCAAAGTCGAAGAAGGCCAGTCCATTTTTGTCGAAAAATTGCCGGCGGAAGCCGGGGAAGACGTTACTTTCGATAAAGTGATGTTGGTCGGCGGCGACGAAACAAAAGTAGGCGCTCCCTATGTGGAGGGCGCAAAAGTGGCAGGAAAAGTCGAAAAGAATGGCAAAGGCAAGAAAATCATTGTATACAAATTTAAGCGTCGCAAAGGCTATCGTCGTAAACAAGGTCATCGCCAGCCTTATACGAAAGTCACCATCGACAGTATTCAAGCATAA
- a CDS encoding M50 family metallopeptidase produces the protein MINLLLLVRVHPLFWVVIALGVATGYFRELLMLFVIVCCHELGHAIAAKYFGWRLRKIELLPFGGVAETEEYGNRPYREELIVILAGPFQHLILMPLSWVAVAIFPFWTTSDHELFLFHNTALLFFNLLPLWPLDGGKLLQLITCKFLPFRDAQTWALRFSFGFLAVVALITAISYPMHLQWWVILVFLSVCHYLEWRQQPYGFLRFLLERRLLGKTYGGRNVAMIQVASKESVHVALRRLYKGKRAVYKIKETGQLIDERDVLDHWFKTRKSHVSIGTLAHL, from the coding sequence CTGGGTGTCGCTACAGGTTATTTTCGTGAACTGCTCATGCTATTTGTGATTGTCTGTTGCCATGAACTTGGCCATGCGATTGCTGCAAAATATTTCGGTTGGCGTTTGCGAAAAATTGAATTACTGCCATTCGGGGGCGTTGCGGAGACAGAGGAATATGGAAATCGCCCTTACCGGGAAGAACTCATTGTTATACTGGCAGGCCCCTTTCAACACCTTATCCTCATGCCTTTGTCATGGGTTGCAGTTGCCATCTTTCCTTTCTGGACAACCAGCGATCATGAACTATTTTTGTTTCATAACACTGCCCTTTTATTTTTTAATTTATTACCGCTTTGGCCTTTGGATGGAGGAAAGCTCTTGCAACTGATCACTTGTAAGTTTTTGCCGTTTCGAGACGCACAAACATGGGCGCTTCGTTTTTCCTTCGGCTTTCTTGCGGTGGTTGCTTTGATTACAGCCATTTCGTATCCGATGCATTTACAGTGGTGGGTAATATTGGTGTTTCTTTCCGTGTGCCATTACCTGGAATGGCGTCAACAACCGTACGGGTTTTTGCGTTTTCTATTGGAAAGGCGTTTGCTTGGAAAAACATATGGGGGAAGAAACGTAGCAATGATCCAAGTAGCTTCGAAGGAAAGCGTACATGTGGCGTTGCGACGTCTCTATAAAGGGAAGCGAGCAGTTTATAAAATTAAAGAAACGGGACAATTGATCGATGAAAGAGATGTGCTCGACCACTGGTTCAAAACACGAAAAAGCCACGTTTCCATCGGAACGCTTGCGCATCTTTAA